The region TGCTCGTCGGCATTAATTGGCCACAGATAGACTTCTTTCAACTGATAGTCTTTCGCCAGGTAGCTGAATGCGCCTTCGCTGGTAACCAACCAACGCTGGGCTGCGGGAATACGCGCAAGGCGCTCGCGCAGCGGGGCATCCAGCGCGCTGATTTTGGCGGCATAGGTTTTGGCGTTGCGGTTATAGGTTTCTGCATTGGCCGGGTCGTGTTGCACCAGCGCCTTACGGATGTTTTCTATATAGATCAGCGCATTGCTGCCGGACATCCAGGCATGCGGATTCGGGTTGCCATTATACGGCCCTTCGTGGATGGGCAGCGGGGTGATGCCTTCGGTCACCACGGCGGCGGGCACCTGTTTGATATTCTCGAAGAAGCGCTGGAACCAACGTTCGAGGTTCATGCCGTTCCACAGGATAAGATCGGCGTGCTGAGCTTTAACGATATCGCGCGGCGTGGGCTGATAATCGTGGATTTCCGCGCCCGGCTTGGTAATGGACTCGACCACGGCGGCATCGCCTGCCACGTTTTGAGCGATGTCCTGAATGATGGTAAAGGTCGTTACCA is a window of Serratia plymuthica DNA encoding:
- a CDS encoding metal ABC transporter substrate-binding protein — translated: MPLKQRVFPCLSLIPARGFYRPFALLCLLLATGLASNAALAEKKLRVVTTFTIIQDIAQNVAGDAAVVESITKPGAEIHDYQPTPRDIVKAQHADLILWNGMNLERWFQRFFENIKQVPAAVVTEGITPLPIHEGPYNGNPNPHAWMSGSNALIYIENIRKALVQHDPANAETYNRNAKTYAAKISALDAPLRERLARIPAAQRWLVTSEGAFSYLAKDYQLKEVYLWPINADEQGSPQQVRRVIDAVRANRIPVVFSESTISDKPARQVAKETGAKYGGVLYVDSLSTQGGPVPTYIDLLNVTVQTIAKGFDQ